In a genomic window of Leifsonia xyli subsp. cynodontis DSM 46306:
- a CDS encoding shikimate kinase, whose amino-acid sequence MPEREAISGRTPSPTVVLIGPPAAGKTRVGKRLAKRLGASFTDSDAVIVARHGAIADIFAEHGEPHFRAVERAVVAEAVQRPGVVSLGGGAILDPATRADLAGKRVVLLAVLPEAIAKRIQNGKRPLVSDLEGWKRLVASRQDLYTALADFTADTSSRPMETIVEEIARWVEQAGVAEEENR is encoded by the coding sequence ATGCCTGAGCGCGAGGCGATCTCTGGACGAACGCCATCGCCGACAGTCGTGCTGATCGGACCGCCGGCGGCCGGGAAGACGCGCGTCGGCAAGCGGCTCGCGAAGCGGCTCGGAGCATCGTTCACCGATTCAGACGCCGTGATCGTCGCGCGGCACGGCGCTATCGCCGACATCTTCGCGGAGCACGGCGAGCCGCATTTCCGCGCTGTGGAGCGTGCGGTCGTGGCCGAGGCGGTGCAGCGGCCGGGCGTGGTCTCCCTCGGCGGCGGCGCCATTCTCGATCCCGCCACCCGCGCCGATCTGGCGGGCAAACGCGTCGTTCTGCTGGCGGTGCTGCCGGAGGCGATCGCGAAACGGATACAGAACGGCAAACGGCCGCTGGTCTCCGACCTGGAGGGCTGGAAGCGGCTGGTCGCCTCGCGGCAGGACCTCTACACGGCGCTCGCGGACTTCACCGCGGACACGTCGAGCCGGCCGATGGAGACCATCGTGGAGGAGATCGCCCGCTGGGTCGAGCAGGCCGGCGTCGCGGAAGAGGAGAATCGATGA
- the aroB gene encoding 3-dehydroquinate synthase has protein sequence MTDETTEILVAGANPYAIVIGRGLRFDLARHLGSAVSKVLVVHPPTLGAAAAELRESLAGQYEVLLAEVPDAEAAKRIEVASFLWGIMGQADFTRSDAVVGFGGGAVTDLAGFAAATWLRGVKLVQVPTTLLGMVDAAVGGKTGINTAEGKNLVGAFYAPAAVVCDLDTLSSLGRNELLAGFAEVVKYGFIAEPEILDIIERDVDVATDPESAEFRRLVELSIGVKARVVGEDFTEQGLREILNYGHTLGHAIEHAERYQWRHGAAIAVGMVFAAELGRLSGRLSEAAVERHRRILTSLTLPTSYPLGRWQTLLAAMQRDKKARGSLLRFIVLDEVARPTVLAGPDQSLLFAAYQEIAS, from the coding sequence ATGACCGACGAGACCACCGAGATCCTGGTGGCCGGAGCGAACCCGTACGCGATCGTCATCGGCCGCGGCCTGCGGTTCGATCTCGCGCGCCATCTCGGCTCCGCGGTCAGCAAGGTGCTCGTGGTCCACCCGCCGACGCTCGGGGCGGCCGCGGCGGAGCTCCGGGAGTCGCTCGCCGGGCAGTACGAGGTGCTCCTCGCCGAAGTGCCGGACGCGGAGGCGGCGAAGCGCATCGAGGTCGCCTCCTTCCTCTGGGGCATCATGGGCCAGGCCGACTTCACGCGCTCGGACGCCGTGGTCGGCTTCGGCGGCGGCGCCGTCACCGATCTGGCCGGCTTCGCCGCGGCGACGTGGCTGCGCGGCGTGAAGCTGGTTCAGGTGCCGACGACGCTGCTGGGGATGGTGGACGCCGCGGTCGGCGGCAAGACCGGCATCAATACGGCGGAAGGCAAGAATCTCGTCGGGGCGTTCTATGCGCCGGCCGCCGTCGTCTGCGATCTGGACACGCTGAGCTCCCTGGGGCGGAACGAACTGCTCGCGGGCTTCGCCGAGGTCGTCAAGTACGGCTTCATCGCCGAGCCGGAGATCCTCGACATCATCGAGCGGGATGTGGACGTCGCCACCGATCCGGAGTCTGCGGAGTTCCGGCGACTGGTCGAACTGTCGATCGGCGTCAAAGCGCGCGTGGTCGGCGAGGACTTCACCGAGCAGGGCCTCCGTGAGATCCTCAACTACGGGCACACCCTCGGGCACGCGATCGAGCACGCCGAGCGCTACCAGTGGCGGCACGGCGCCGCGATCGCGGTCGGCATGGTGTTCGCGGCCGAGCTCGGTCGCCTCAGCGGGCGGCTGAGCGAGGCGGCCGTGGAGCGGCATCGCCGCATCCTGACCTCCCTCACGCTGCCGACGAGCTACCCCCTTGGCCGCTGGCAGACGCTGCTGGCCGCTATGCAGCGCGACAAGAAGGCGCGCGGGAGCCTGTTGCGCTTCATCGTGCTCGACGAGGTGGCGCGGCCGACGGTGCTCGCCGGTCCGGATCAGAGTCTGCTGTTCGCCGCCTACCAGGAGATCGCATCCTGA